The Raphanus sativus cultivar WK10039 unplaced genomic scaffold, ASM80110v3 Scaffold3363, whole genome shotgun sequence genome includes a window with the following:
- the LOC108833097 gene encoding uncharacterized protein LOC108833097: MGMRNLRRRESALHSELEALRWAMETMLQQSDCQRFGTDCKDLIAMLAEPKAWPSFSTELEMIHTIKLCYSDFKICYVPRTENAIADSLARNARTFHRSLCYFGCSIPVWFSDIESMNEGKRRGVIPLTN, translated from the exons ATGGGGATGAGAAACCTGAGGAGGAGGGAGTCAGCTCTACACTCGGAACTGGAAGCTTTGAGATGGGCAATGGAAACAATGTTGCAACAGTCGGATTGTCAGAGATTTGGCACTGATTGCAAAGACCTGATAGCAATGCTGGCAGAACCAAAAGCATGGCCAAGCTTCTCAACTGAATTGGAGATGATTCACACGATCAAGTTATGCTATTCAGACTTCAAGATCTGCTACGTACCAAGAACTGAGAATGCGATAGCTGATTCTTTAGCTAGGAACGCTCGtaccttccatagatcattaTGCTattttggttgttctattccggtctg GTTTAGTGATATTGAGAGTATGAATGAAGGCAAGAGAAGAGGAGTTATCCCATTGACAAATtga